A single window of Sneathiella limimaris DNA harbors:
- the pobA gene encoding 4-hydroxybenzoate 3-monooxygenase, whose protein sequence is MKTQVVIVGGGPSGLLLSQLLHLNNIDTIVLERQTEDYVLGRIRAGVLEQGLVELAKKANVSDRMMREGQIHEGFDISQQGTKHNINLKKLTGGSTVMVYGQTELTRDLYQARHQMNGQIIHEVSDVELNDLKTNSPFLTYRKDGQEYRIDCDYIAGCDGFHGVSRQAIPTTVRREYERVYPFGWLGILSETAPVSHELIYCQHDRGFALCSMRNPKLSRYYIQCSLDDSPENWSDEAFWDELKRRIPEEDAAKLEMGPSIEKSIAPLRSFVSEPLTYGRLFLAGDAGHIVPPTGAKGLNLAASDIHYLSEALIAFYEQGSSEKLDSYSQTALKRIWKAMRFSWWMTTLLHKFPDYSEFDTHIQRTEIEYLFSSEAAQKSLAENYVGLPY, encoded by the coding sequence ATGAAAACTCAGGTTGTCATTGTTGGTGGTGGTCCTTCAGGCCTTCTTCTGTCGCAACTGCTGCATTTAAATAATATCGATACAATTGTTCTGGAGCGGCAAACAGAAGACTATGTGTTGGGGCGTATCCGGGCTGGTGTCCTAGAGCAAGGACTGGTTGAACTGGCAAAAAAGGCAAACGTTAGTGATCGAATGATGCGGGAAGGCCAAATCCATGAAGGATTTGATATTTCTCAGCAGGGAACCAAGCATAATATAAATCTGAAAAAATTGACTGGCGGATCGACAGTTATGGTTTACGGGCAAACTGAACTGACCCGTGATCTCTATCAGGCGCGCCATCAAATGAACGGTCAAATAATTCACGAAGTCAGTGATGTTGAGTTAAACGACCTGAAAACAAATTCTCCTTTTTTAACTTACCGTAAGGATGGACAAGAATATCGGATTGACTGTGATTATATTGCTGGGTGCGACGGATTTCATGGAGTGAGCCGGCAGGCCATTCCGACAACTGTTCGGAGGGAGTATGAACGGGTGTACCCCTTTGGTTGGCTGGGTATTTTGTCCGAGACAGCTCCAGTTTCTCACGAGCTGATTTACTGTCAGCATGATCGTGGTTTCGCTCTTTGCTCCATGCGTAATCCGAAATTGAGCCGTTACTATATTCAATGTTCGCTGGATGATAGCCCGGAAAATTGGAGCGATGAGGCCTTTTGGGATGAGTTAAAGCGACGCATTCCAGAGGAGGATGCGGCTAAACTAGAGATGGGCCCCTCAATAGAAAAGAGTATCGCTCCATTACGCTCCTTTGTATCTGAACCTTTAACTTATGGTCGGTTATTCCTCGCTGGGGATGCAGGGCATATTGTCCCGCCAACCGGAGCGAAGGGGCTCAACCTCGCGGCATCAGATATTCACTATTTGTCAGAGGCATTGATTGCTTTTTATGAGCAAGGGTCGAGTGAAAAGTTGGATAGCTATTCACAAACTGCTTTGAAGCGAATTTGGAAAGCTATGCGGTTTTCCTGGTGGATGACCACACTGCTTCATAAATTTCCGGACTATAGTGAGTTTGATACCCATATCCAACGAACAGAGATTGAGTATCTGTTTTCTTCAGAGGCGGCTCAGAAATCTCTAGCAGAAAATTATGTAGGGCTACCTTACTAA
- the msrA gene encoding peptide-methionine (S)-S-oxide reductase MsrA — MIKKSIFTLLTIAMFSLLQSLPAKAAEEIAIFAGGCFWCVEKDFEHVKGVKTAVSGYTGGTMANPTYRNHGKHIEAVRISFDPEIISYSELVEIFWRSIDPTDAGGQFCDRGHSYTTAIFATSDDQKLIAEASKAKLVASEILPNPIVTPIRDAGPWTDAEGYHQDYYKKNPLRYKLYRYNCGRDARIEELWKDQALAGIAKE, encoded by the coding sequence ATGATTAAAAAGTCCATTTTTACGCTTTTAACTATTGCGATGTTCTCACTCCTGCAGTCTCTACCCGCAAAAGCCGCTGAGGAAATCGCAATCTTTGCAGGTGGTTGCTTCTGGTGTGTTGAAAAGGATTTTGAGCATGTAAAAGGTGTAAAAACTGCCGTCTCTGGATACACAGGCGGGACAATGGCGAACCCAACATATAGAAATCATGGTAAGCATATCGAAGCCGTTCGAATTTCATTCGACCCGGAAATCATCAGCTACTCTGAACTGGTTGAGATCTTCTGGCGATCTATTGACCCGACTGATGCAGGGGGACAGTTTTGCGATCGCGGCCATTCCTACACAACAGCAATTTTCGCAACATCAGACGATCAGAAATTAATTGCAGAAGCCTCCAAAGCAAAGCTAGTTGCTTCCGAAATCTTGCCTAATCCAATTGTTACCCCCATTCGAGACGCAGGGCCCTGGACGGACGCGGAAGGATACCATCAGGATTATTATAAAAAGAACCCGCTCCGCTATAAACTCTATCGCTATAACTGCGGCCGCGATGCCCGCATAGAGGAGCTCTGGAAAGATCAGGCCCTCGCCGGTATCGCCAAGGAATAG
- the pcaG gene encoding protocatechuate 3,4-dioxygenase subunit alpha, with translation MTQPLDYLKETPSQTAGPYVHIGCTPNFSGIEGVFAEDLGVTMVNDLTEGERITVRGSVIDGKGAALKDALVEIWQADAKGLYNSPFEMRGAADPNFSGWGRCPGAMDTGEFVFETIKPGSVPFKDGRPMAPHITFWIVARGINLGLHTRMYFSDEDEANKADPILTRIEHQSRVPTLIAKKTGSEYRFDIHLQGDQETVFFDI, from the coding sequence ATGACACAGCCGCTTGATTATTTGAAAGAAACTCCATCCCAGACTGCAGGACCATATGTCCATATTGGTTGTACTCCAAATTTCTCGGGCATTGAGGGAGTCTTCGCTGAGGATTTGGGTGTCACAATGGTCAATGATTTGACCGAAGGTGAGCGGATCACGGTTCGCGGATCTGTTATTGATGGAAAAGGGGCCGCGTTGAAGGACGCGCTTGTTGAAATTTGGCAGGCAGATGCCAAAGGGCTGTACAATAGCCCCTTTGAAATGCGCGGTGCTGCTGATCCAAACTTCAGTGGCTGGGGGCGTTGCCCAGGGGCGATGGATACAGGTGAGTTTGTTTTTGAAACCATCAAACCCGGTTCGGTTCCTTTCAAGGATGGACGGCCGATGGCGCCTCACATCACATTTTGGATTGTGGCGCGGGGCATTAATCTTGGCCTACATACACGCATGTATTTTTCCGATGAGGACGAGGCGAATAAAGCAGATCCAATCCTTACCCGAATTGAGCATCAGAGCCGGGTTCCAACTTTGATTGCAAAGAAAACCGGATCGGAATACCGCTTTGATATCCACTTACAAGGTGATCAGGAAACCGTCTTTTTTGACATCTGA
- a CDS encoding 3-carboxy-cis,cis-muconate cycloisomerase produces MSISVFDHSYLSDLFSGADILPLFSGNSEITEMVRFEKELALAEGECGVIPMDHAVQIKTVCESFEPDMEALRQGTASDGVVVPELVRELRSLLPEEMKSSLHFGATSQDVIDTSLILRLSKALKKIEVRLAANVGAIEQLKYRFGENQINARTRLQVAYPFSASQRLNQWDGPLVDAVEQLDDLRGKLLRIQFAGAIGNLQDLGDKGPKVRALLAEKLDLKDPGGSWHTNRSSIQSLANWLHSITTALGKAGTDIALMAMNEVGEVRLAGAGGSSAMPHKQNPVKAETLITLAKYNATLGGGISVSSVHEFERSGSSWTLEWMLMPQMLAATYSSLNIAERLFEDIQELGAKSPR; encoded by the coding sequence ATGTCCATCTCCGTTTTTGATCATTCGTATCTTTCAGACCTGTTTTCGGGGGCAGATATCCTGCCTTTGTTTTCAGGGAATTCGGAAATTACGGAGATGGTCCGTTTTGAGAAGGAGCTCGCGCTGGCGGAAGGTGAGTGCGGCGTAATTCCGATGGACCATGCGGTTCAAATTAAAACAGTTTGCGAGAGTTTTGAGCCGGATATGGAAGCATTGCGGCAGGGAACTGCCTCTGATGGCGTGGTTGTTCCTGAATTGGTTCGAGAGCTTCGATCACTTTTGCCGGAAGAGATGAAATCCAGCCTGCATTTCGGGGCGACCAGTCAGGATGTGATTGACACTTCTTTGATCTTACGATTGTCAAAGGCGTTGAAAAAGATTGAAGTTCGGCTTGCTGCAAATGTTGGAGCCATAGAGCAGTTGAAATATCGATTTGGAGAGAACCAAATCAATGCTCGAACCCGGCTTCAGGTTGCGTATCCATTTTCGGCATCCCAGCGTTTAAATCAATGGGACGGCCCTTTGGTCGACGCTGTCGAACAGCTGGATGATCTCAGGGGAAAATTACTCCGTATCCAATTTGCGGGTGCGATAGGAAATTTACAGGATTTAGGTGATAAGGGGCCCAAAGTTAGAGCGCTACTGGCTGAGAAACTAGATCTAAAAGACCCAGGTGGAAGCTGGCACACAAATCGGTCGTCGATCCAGAGTTTGGCGAATTGGCTTCATTCCATAACGACTGCGCTTGGCAAAGCAGGCACAGATATTGCGTTAATGGCGATGAATGAGGTGGGTGAAGTTCGACTTGCAGGGGCAGGGGGCTCTTCTGCGATGCCTCACAAGCAGAACCCTGTTAAAGCTGAAACCCTTATCACGCTCGCAAAGTATAACGCGACCCTGGGTGGCGGGATTTCTGTGTCTAGTGTGCATGAGTTTGAGCGATCCGGTAGCAGTTGGACTTTAGAGTGGATGCTGATGCCACAAATGTTAGCTGCGACCTACTCATCACTAAATATTGCGGAGCGTTTGTTCGAAGATATTCAAGAGCTTGGTGCTAAGTCACCAAGGTAA
- a CDS encoding PAS domain-containing protein has translation MKFEFFAGKTSENETLKTLIANLQTPEIKDLKCTKLDVTNVTADDFKLEIHQTVWNYWQKLRGDEEIAIYDTIDPIDLNRAIGYILLLEPNEDLTDFRYRVYGSTIAERFGAEMTGKWVTEFKGGQKELSICQYSLVLSRKWPIYSEHYTSIRDFKRTKWCRLILPMQHQSGAINRILVANVPKDQEFDLV, from the coding sequence ATGAAATTCGAATTTTTCGCAGGCAAAACTTCAGAAAACGAAACTCTGAAGACCCTTATTGCAAATTTACAAACACCTGAAATCAAAGATCTAAAATGCACGAAGCTTGATGTCACCAATGTGACAGCGGACGACTTTAAGCTGGAAATCCATCAAACAGTATGGAACTACTGGCAGAAACTTCGTGGCGACGAAGAAATCGCAATCTATGATACGATAGATCCAATCGATTTAAACAGAGCTATCGGCTACATCCTGCTTCTGGAGCCAAATGAGGATTTAACTGATTTTCGCTACCGTGTTTACGGTTCAACAATCGCTGAACGCTTTGGCGCCGAAATGACAGGAAAATGGGTCACTGAGTTTAAAGGAGGCCAAAAAGAGCTCTCCATCTGCCAATATTCACTCGTGCTCTCAAGAAAATGGCCAATTTATTCGGAACACTATACCTCTATTCGAGATTTCAAACGGACAAAATGGTGCCGCTTGATACTTCCGATGCAGCATCAATCCGGCGCCATTAATAGGATTCTTGTGGCAAACGTGCCAAAAGATCAGGAATTTGATCTGGTTTAG
- a CDS encoding LysE family translocator has translation MSLELWIAFVAASAALLALPGPTVILITSYAMNQGRRTGLATIPGVALGDFVAMTTSLLGAGAVLAASATLFTALKLVGAAYLVWLGFKLWKSRPELGEITSTGSSQSLGKMFWNAFIVTALNPKGIVFFVAFIPQFIDPAEPAFIQFVILEATFVTMAAINIALWVFLTDRFRAKFQNPRLLNSLNKTGASFLMGAGVFTALVGRNS, from the coding sequence ATGTCCTTGGAACTCTGGATCGCTTTTGTTGCCGCCAGCGCAGCTTTACTGGCCTTACCGGGCCCAACTGTCATTTTGATAACAAGTTATGCGATGAACCAGGGACGCAGGACCGGGCTAGCCACCATACCAGGTGTCGCACTTGGCGATTTCGTCGCGATGACCACATCCTTGCTGGGGGCTGGCGCAGTTCTGGCTGCCTCAGCAACTTTATTTACGGCACTTAAACTAGTCGGGGCAGCCTATCTAGTTTGGCTTGGCTTTAAACTTTGGAAAAGCCGCCCGGAACTTGGGGAGATTACCTCAACCGGCAGTTCCCAGTCTTTGGGCAAGATGTTCTGGAACGCCTTTATTGTAACGGCCCTGAACCCAAAAGGGATTGTCTTCTTCGTCGCATTTATTCCGCAATTCATTGATCCGGCTGAACCTGCCTTCATTCAATTTGTCATTTTAGAAGCAACCTTTGTCACCATGGCTGCAATCAATATCGCACTCTGGGTTTTCTTGACGGATCGCTTCAGAGCCAAATTTCAGAACCCAAGGCTATTGAACTCCTTAAACAAAACCGGCGCCTCATTTCTCATGGGCGCCGGGGTTTTCACAGCATTGGTTGGCCGGAATAGTTGA
- the pcaH gene encoding protocatechuate 3,4-dioxygenase subunit beta, which produces MSNEKKDNGAFMQRDRNWHPPAFTPTYKTSVLRSPQKALLSLDNTVSEMTGPVFGHNQIGELDNDLILNYAKNGEMPIGERIVVHGRVLDERGKPVPNVLVEFWQANAGGRYRHKKETYLAPLDPNFGGCGRAITDDAGAYCFRTIKPGPYPWPNGVNDWRPAHIHFSVFGQGFAQRLITQMYFEGDPLIARCPIVNTIPDQKAIDQLIAPLDMGNTLPMDSLAYKFDIVLRGRRSTMFENRMEGN; this is translated from the coding sequence ATGTCTAATGAAAAGAAAGATAATGGAGCGTTCATGCAACGGGATCGGAACTGGCATCCCCCAGCATTTACGCCAACATATAAAACCAGTGTTCTGCGGTCTCCGCAAAAAGCTCTTCTATCGCTTGATAACACAGTGAGCGAAATGACTGGTCCAGTGTTTGGCCACAACCAGATTGGCGAGTTGGATAACGATCTAATTCTGAACTACGCCAAAAACGGTGAGATGCCAATCGGTGAGCGGATTGTCGTTCATGGCCGCGTGTTGGATGAACGGGGCAAACCGGTTCCGAATGTCCTAGTGGAGTTTTGGCAGGCAAATGCGGGTGGCCGATATCGGCATAAGAAAGAAACATATCTTGCACCACTTGATCCAAATTTCGGCGGCTGCGGGCGAGCCATTACGGATGATGCCGGGGCTTACTGTTTTCGGACTATCAAACCAGGCCCTTACCCCTGGCCGAATGGGGTGAATGACTGGCGTCCAGCGCATATTCATTTTTCAGTGTTCGGGCAGGGGTTTGCGCAGCGTCTTATCACTCAGATGTATTTTGAGGGCGATCCGCTTATCGCAAGATGTCCAATTGTAAATACCATTCCTGATCAGAAAGCGATTGATCAACTGATTGCACCTTTGGATATGGGAAATACCCTGCCAATGGATAGTCTCGCCTACAAGTTTGACATCGTCCTTCGGGGTCGGAGATCCACCATGTTTGAAAATCGGATGGAGGGGAACTAA
- the pcaC gene encoding 4-carboxymuconolactone decarboxylase, which yields MEKSAKFETGRKTRISVLGEAHVKRAEANQTEFDLPFQELITEGAWGAVWSRDQWTKRERSMVTIALLAGLGHYDEVAMHVRAAENTGATRDDIREAMLHVAIYAGVPAANSAIKVVKEVFKKLDEERGA from the coding sequence ATGGAAAAATCGGCAAAGTTCGAGACTGGCCGGAAAACTCGAATATCGGTTCTGGGGGAAGCACATGTGAAACGTGCTGAAGCGAACCAGACTGAGTTTGATCTTCCGTTTCAGGAATTGATCACTGAGGGTGCGTGGGGGGCTGTTTGGTCCCGCGATCAATGGACAAAGCGAGAGCGGTCAATGGTAACAATAGCACTGTTAGCGGGCCTCGGGCATTATGATGAGGTGGCGATGCATGTCAGGGCAGCAGAAAATACCGGCGCTACCCGTGACGATATTCGCGAGGCCATGCTCCATGTGGCTATTTATGCTGGTGTACCTGCAGCCAATAGTGCGATTAAGGTCGTCAAAGAGGTTTTCAAGAAGCTAGATGAGGAACGGGGTGCTTAA
- the pcaQ gene encoding pca operon transcription factor PcaQ yields the protein MSKPPIKFRHLSIFIEVARQKSVGKAAEILSISQPAVTKTIRELEDILQVKLFEKDGRGIKLGRMGEVFLKHAGASVAAIQQGVDSVNQAILNAAPPVRIGALPTTSARIMPAAMQLYLTENVGNEVKIVTGENAVLLEQLRNAELDIVVGRLASPEKMTGLSFEHLYSEQVRFAVRSGHPLLRHKNLRLNELRNYTILMPTQASVIRPFVERFLLANGIPELPSQIETVSDSFGRAFIRDSDGVWIISHGVIAHDLETGLMSVLPIDTSETKGAVGLTTRADIEENTSLSIMMQCIRAASARLHETV from the coding sequence ATGAGCAAACCTCCAATAAAGTTCAGGCATTTATCTATTTTCATTGAGGTCGCCCGCCAGAAGAGCGTTGGCAAGGCGGCAGAAATTTTGTCGATCAGCCAACCCGCTGTGACCAAAACCATTCGAGAACTAGAAGACATCCTGCAAGTCAAACTCTTTGAAAAAGATGGGCGCGGCATCAAATTGGGGCGAATGGGAGAAGTGTTTCTCAAGCACGCCGGCGCGAGCGTCGCGGCTATCCAGCAAGGTGTGGACTCAGTCAACCAAGCAATTCTAAACGCTGCACCCCCGGTTCGCATTGGTGCCCTACCAACTACATCTGCCCGGATTATGCCAGCGGCCATGCAGCTCTACCTCACTGAAAATGTCGGAAATGAGGTCAAGATCGTCACCGGGGAAAACGCTGTATTGCTTGAACAACTGCGGAATGCTGAACTGGATATCGTAGTGGGGCGCCTTGCCTCTCCGGAAAAAATGACAGGTCTGTCTTTTGAACATCTTTACAGCGAGCAGGTGCGCTTTGCTGTCCGGTCAGGTCATCCCCTACTCAGGCACAAGAATTTACGACTAAACGAGCTTCGCAATTACACTATTCTGATGCCAACACAAGCCTCGGTCATTCGTCCATTTGTCGAACGGTTTTTGTTGGCTAATGGAATCCCGGAACTTCCAAGCCAAATTGAAACAGTATCTGATAGCTTCGGCCGGGCATTCATCCGAGATAGCGATGGGGTTTGGATTATCTCCCATGGCGTTATTGCTCATGACCTTGAAACTGGCCTTATGTCAGTTTTGCCAATTGATACATCAGAGACCAAAGGAGCAGTTGGCCTGACCACCCGTGCGGATATTGAAGAAAACACCTCCCTCAGCATCATGATGCAATGTATTCGTGCCGCCTCTGCACGCCTTCACGAAACTGTGTAA
- the pcaD gene encoding 3-oxoadipate enol-lactonase produces the protein MQFVAVNGVTLHYKFVDAGAGKPVIVFANSLGTDFRIWDAIVEGMSGSCSFLLYDKRGHGLSSEGSPPYKMEDHIADVEALIEHVGLRDVLICGLSVGGMIAQGISLKRPDLIKAAVLCDTGHKIGTADMWQERIAGLEAGGLEPMVDAIMERWFTESFRREDNPVFQGCKSMLARQNLGGYIGTCHALRDADFTNELSNLKMPVLCVVGDQDLSTPPELVRELCGLIEGAELLEIKDAGHIPCVEQPAQLIAGLSSFLQKHLS, from the coding sequence ATGCAGTTTGTGGCGGTAAATGGCGTTACACTTCATTACAAGTTCGTTGATGCAGGGGCTGGCAAGCCTGTTATCGTTTTTGCCAACTCACTTGGAACAGACTTTCGGATTTGGGATGCAATCGTTGAAGGGATGTCTGGGAGTTGCTCATTTCTTCTCTATGACAAGCGAGGACACGGATTGTCTTCAGAGGGCTCTCCCCCTTACAAGATGGAAGATCATATTGCGGATGTAGAAGCGCTGATTGAGCATGTGGGCCTTCGAGATGTGTTAATTTGTGGTTTGTCCGTTGGAGGTATGATTGCGCAAGGAATAAGCCTTAAACGCCCCGATTTGATCAAGGCTGCTGTTCTTTGCGATACAGGGCATAAAATCGGAACGGCTGATATGTGGCAGGAACGGATTGCCGGGCTTGAAGCCGGCGGACTGGAGCCAATGGTCGATGCAATTATGGAGCGGTGGTTCACGGAAAGCTTTCGACGTGAGGATAATCCCGTGTTTCAGGGGTGTAAGTCGATGCTTGCTAGACAAAATTTAGGCGGATATATCGGTACCTGCCATGCCCTTCGAGATGCTGATTTCACCAATGAGCTGAGCAATTTAAAGATGCCGGTTCTATGTGTTGTTGGAGATCAAGATCTTTCTACTCCCCCTGAACTGGTCAGAGAACTTTGCGGACTGATTGAAGGGGCGGAGTTACTAGAGATTAAAGACGCAGGTCATATTCCTTGCGTTGAACAACCTGCTCAGTTGATTGCGGGTTTATCGTCATTCCTGCAAAAACATCTCAGTTGA
- a CDS encoding NADP-dependent malic enzyme — translation MKSDSSEKALDYHRYPKPGKLTITPTKPMETQSDLSLAYSPGVAHPCMAISEDPNEAANLTARGNLVGVVTNGTAVLGLGAIGPLASKPVMEGKAVLFKKFAGIDVFDIELNERDPERLVDIISAMEPTFGGINLEDIKAPECFIVEKKCRERMNIPVFHDDQHGTAICVAAAVYNALRVVGKDIGQVRLAACGAGAAALACLRLLVSLGLPKENIIVSDIHGVVYKGREIEMDPYKSDFAVETNKRVLAEAVEGADIFLGCSGPGALTKEMVATMAERPIIMALANPTPEILPEEAKEVRPDAIIATGRSDYPNQVNNVLCFPYLFRGALDVGATEINEEMKLAAVKAIADLAKAEQSDIVAKAYGGAQQSFGPEYLIPTPFDPRLYVEVSFAVAKAAMESGVASRPLDDLKHYYEHLSNFIYRTKFVMRPLFDQAKAELMRVAYAEGEDERVLSAVQTVVDEGLARPILVGRRKVVEFRIEKAGLRLKEGEHYEIVDPEDDPRYREYWTSYHAIRERDGVDPDTARAHIRTNTTVIGAMMVHLGHADALVCGTYGKYSKHFRRVHGIIPLREGVRHASALHLVILQGRPLFFSDTQVREEHTVEELAEMAILAADEVNRFGIEPKVALVSHSNFGSSDIASAQKAKEALRLIREIAPDLEIEGEMKADTALDPQIREALFPNSKMKGAANLLIMPDLDSANIGYNIAKSVGNGIAVGPILIGMSKSVHITVPSVTVRGLVNITAIAAVDAQFHKSGKMMTGPVSRKRAE, via the coding sequence ATGAAATCAGATTCATCTGAAAAAGCACTGGATTATCACAGGTATCCGAAGCCAGGAAAGCTGACCATAACCCCAACTAAACCGATGGAAACGCAATCGGACCTCTCGTTGGCCTACTCACCGGGAGTGGCCCATCCCTGTATGGCCATTAGTGAAGATCCTAACGAAGCAGCAAATCTAACCGCTAGAGGAAATCTTGTAGGTGTCGTTACAAATGGGACTGCTGTGCTGGGGCTTGGAGCGATCGGTCCCTTGGCATCGAAACCAGTTATGGAAGGGAAAGCCGTTCTATTTAAAAAGTTTGCCGGAATTGATGTTTTTGACATTGAACTGAATGAGAGGGATCCGGAGCGCTTAGTTGATATCATTTCCGCTATGGAGCCGACTTTTGGCGGTATCAATCTTGAAGATATCAAAGCGCCGGAATGTTTTATAGTTGAAAAGAAATGTCGGGAGAGGATGAACATCCCGGTTTTCCATGATGATCAGCATGGAACTGCCATTTGTGTGGCTGCTGCGGTTTATAATGCGTTACGTGTTGTCGGCAAAGATATCGGACAGGTTCGTCTGGCCGCCTGTGGCGCCGGTGCTGCCGCTCTCGCTTGTCTAAGGTTGTTGGTAAGTCTTGGGCTGCCCAAAGAAAATATTATCGTCAGTGATATTCATGGGGTTGTTTATAAGGGCCGAGAAATTGAGATGGACCCCTATAAATCTGACTTTGCGGTTGAGACAAATAAACGGGTTTTGGCCGAAGCTGTCGAAGGGGCGGATATCTTTCTTGGATGCTCTGGTCCCGGTGCCTTGACCAAAGAAATGGTGGCGACCATGGCAGAGCGTCCCATCATCATGGCTTTGGCAAATCCGACGCCGGAGATCCTGCCAGAAGAGGCAAAAGAAGTTCGTCCTGATGCCATAATTGCGACCGGGCGCTCTGACTATCCTAATCAGGTGAATAATGTCCTTTGTTTTCCTTACCTATTTCGGGGAGCGCTGGATGTCGGCGCGACCGAAATCAATGAGGAAATGAAACTAGCTGCGGTAAAAGCGATTGCCGATCTTGCGAAGGCTGAGCAGTCTGACATTGTTGCCAAGGCCTATGGCGGTGCTCAGCAGAGTTTTGGGCCAGAATATTTAATCCCGACCCCGTTCGATCCCCGGCTTTATGTGGAAGTTTCCTTTGCTGTCGCTAAAGCTGCGATGGAGAGTGGTGTTGCTAGTCGGCCGCTCGATGATCTCAAACATTATTATGAGCACCTCTCCAATTTCATCTACAGAACAAAATTTGTTATGCGCCCTCTGTTCGATCAGGCAAAAGCTGAATTGATGCGCGTCGCCTATGCTGAGGGTGAGGATGAACGAGTGCTTTCTGCAGTCCAAACTGTCGTGGATGAGGGGTTAGCCCGTCCGATCTTAGTAGGTCGACGTAAAGTCGTTGAGTTCCGTATCGAAAAAGCGGGGTTGCGGCTAAAAGAGGGTGAGCATTACGAGATTGTTGATCCCGAAGATGATCCGAGGTACAGAGAATACTGGACATCCTATCATGCCATTCGGGAGCGTGATGGTGTGGATCCAGATACAGCCCGAGCGCACATTAGAACTAACACAACAGTAATTGGTGCGATGATGGTGCATTTGGGGCATGCGGATGCACTTGTTTGTGGTACATATGGGAAATATTCCAAGCATTTCAGACGAGTACATGGAATTATCCCGCTCCGCGAAGGTGTACGGCATGCATCTGCATTGCATTTGGTGATATTGCAGGGGCGTCCACTTTTCTTCTCGGATACCCAGGTGCGTGAAGAGCATACGGTTGAAGAACTGGCTGAAATGGCGATTCTTGCCGCTGATGAAGTTAATCGCTTCGGTATTGAGCCCAAAGTAGCTTTGGTTTCCCATTCAAATTTTGGATCCTCTGACATCGCTTCTGCTCAAAAGGCAAAGGAAGCTTTGAGGCTAATACGAGAAATCGCGCCCGATCTAGAAATTGAGGGGGAAATGAAGGCCGATACGGCATTAGATCCGCAAATCCGAGAGGCCCTTTTCCCGAATTCCAAAATGAAAGGGGCTGCGAATTTGCTGATTATGCCTGATCTGGATTCTGCTAATATCGGTTATAATATTGCGAAATCAGTCGGAAATGGCATTGCAGTAGGTCCAATTTTGATCGGAATGTCGAAGTCCGTTCACATTACCGTTCCATCTGTTACGGTAAGGGGGCTGGTGAATATCACAGCGATTGCGGCCGTAGATGCCCAGTTTCATAAATCAGGGAAGATGATGACAGGTCCTGTTTCCCGAAAGCGAGCCGAATAG